The following coding sequences lie in one Streptococcus suis genomic window:
- a CDS encoding transposase: MSSLEKIIETQSKTIDMMANELTLLREQIEYLRQKLYGKSSEKVVYQPGQLSLFGEEILPEEEADLPS, from the coding sequence ATGTCATCACTAGAAAAAATTATTGAAACACAGTCAAAAACGATAGATATGATGGCTAATGAACTTACCCTCCTTCGTGAACAGATTGAGTATCTGAGACAGAAACTCTACGGAAAATCATCAGAGAAGGTTGTGTATCAACCCGGTCAGCTGAGCTTGTTTGGGGAGGAAATTCTCCCTGAAGAAGAAGCTGACTTACCCAGTTGA